In Thioalkalivibrio paradoxus ARh 1, the following are encoded in one genomic region:
- a CDS encoding Fic family protein — MISAPERSRLGQRVTISTAGERVEAFVPPALPPDPAIRMDRLYRPLENANRALGRLDGVTSILPDTPLFLYMYVRKEAILSSQIEGTQSSLSDLLFFESEEAPGVPLDDVQEVSNYVAAMDHGLARIRDGFPVSLRLIREIHETLLARGRGSTKQPGEFRRSQNWIGGTRPGNALFVPPPPDRVLDLMSDLEAFIHADTPEIPALVKAGLVHVQFETIHPFLDGNGRVGRLLITLLLCAQGILQEPVLYLSLYFKAHRRQYYDLLQQVRERGAWEAWIEFFLDGIAETSLQAAEAAREILGLFEADRERIEGLGRPAASALRVHQLLQQKPLVGIPDAAQRLGLSAPTIAKSIQHLADLGIVREITGKQRGRLFVYGGYLDILNRGTEPL, encoded by the coding sequence ATGATCTCAGCACCAGAACGGTCCCGCCTCGGGCAACGGGTGACGATCTCGACCGCGGGTGAGCGGGTGGAGGCCTTTGTGCCGCCTGCATTGCCGCCGGATCCAGCCATTCGGATGGATCGCCTCTATCGACCGCTTGAAAACGCCAACCGCGCGCTCGGACGTCTCGACGGGGTCACGTCCATCCTGCCGGACACGCCGCTGTTCCTCTACATGTATGTCCGCAAGGAAGCGATTCTGTCGTCCCAGATCGAGGGGACGCAATCGTCTCTTTCGGATCTCCTGTTCTTCGAGAGCGAAGAGGCCCCCGGCGTTCCTCTGGACGATGTTCAGGAGGTCTCGAACTATGTCGCGGCAATGGACCATGGTCTTGCACGGATTCGAGACGGGTTTCCGGTATCGCTGCGGCTGATCCGGGAAATCCACGAGACGCTGCTTGCCCGGGGGCGCGGCAGCACGAAGCAGCCGGGCGAATTTCGCCGCTCGCAGAACTGGATCGGCGGTACGCGGCCGGGAAACGCGCTGTTCGTCCCGCCTCCACCCGACCGTGTGCTGGACCTGATGTCTGACCTCGAAGCCTTCATTCATGCCGACACGCCGGAGATTCCGGCTCTGGTCAAGGCTGGTCTGGTTCATGTGCAGTTCGAAACCATACACCCGTTTCTGGACGGGAACGGGCGCGTCGGCAGGCTCCTGATCACCTTGCTTCTTTGCGCGCAGGGTATCCTGCAGGAACCCGTTCTGTACCTCAGTCTCTACTTCAAGGCGCATCGCAGGCAGTACTACGATCTGCTCCAGCAGGTTCGGGAACGCGGCGCGTGGGAGGCCTGGATCGAGTTCTTCCTGGACGGCATCGCGGAGACCTCGCTGCAGGCGGCCGAGGCAGCGCGCGAGATTCTGGGTCTGTTCGAGGCCGACCGCGAGCGGATCGAGGGCCTCGGTCGTCCGGCCGCATCCGCGCTCCGTGTGCACCAACTCCTTCAGCAGAAGCCGCTCGTCGGAATCCCCGACGCCGCACAGAGGCTCGGCCTCTCCGCGCCGACCATCGCGAAGTCCATACAGCATCTTGCAGACCTCGGGATCGTCCGGGAAATCACGGGCAAGCAGCGCGGGCGGTTGTTCGTGTACGGCGGTTATCTGGATATCCTGAACCGCGGAACAGAGCCACTTTGA
- a CDS encoding type II toxin-antitoxin system death-on-curing family toxin produces MPRDYPTVADMLGMHTVLIRRYGGALGVRDPGALEAALFRPHTGYYEDIVAEAAALIESLAINHPFVDGNKRIAFAAADVFFRINGWRLQRGPLQIYSEMMQMFESGTFDIAHLDPWLRAFARAEEQ; encoded by the coding sequence GTGCCGCGCGACTACCCGACAGTGGCCGACATGCTCGGCATGCACACGGTGTTGATTCGGCGCTACGGTGGCGCGCTCGGCGTGCGTGACCCCGGCGCCCTGGAGGCTGCCCTGTTTCGACCACACACTGGCTACTACGAAGACATCGTGGCTGAAGCGGCTGCGCTGATCGAGAGCCTGGCCATCAACCATCCCTTCGTGGATGGCAACAAGCGCATCGCCTTTGCCGCTGCAGACGTGTTCTTTCGCATCAACGGCTGGCGCTTGCAGCGTGGCCCGCTGCAGATCTACTCGGAGATGATGCAAATGTTCGAGTCGGGGACATTCGACATCGCCCACCTCGACCCATGGCTGCGGGCGTTTGCCCGGGCCGAAGAGCAATGA
- a CDS encoding transposase, which yields MPQPRSSLVSLSDTPWYHVVSRCVRRAYLCGEDVHSGRSFEHRRGWIVERLEQLAGVFAVDVAAYAVMSNHAHLVVRIDAERVQGWDAEEVLRRWTQVFSGPLVVQHYLANPESLGAAETAVVLDWVETYRSRLADLSWYMRVLNESIARMANAEDGVTGRFWEGRFKSQALLDDAAVLTAMAYVDLNPIRAKLAETPETSEYTAIAERLAELQGGAARSPTGENAIRCNASRVVAADGPTNPLSGAHEEDTEPPGLQQEHRLAALACAPLMPFDATGRLPTAVPFAFEDYLELVDGTGRVIREDKRGFIPGATPAILERLNIDPEQFIRTAGRTLHRFGSAIGAPERLTERCVSRNVAYLRGIRAARALFDRCEVAA from the coding sequence ATGCCGCAGCCGCGTTCCAGTCTGGTCAGTCTGAGCGATACCCCCTGGTACCACGTCGTCTCGCGCTGTGTGCGGCGAGCGTATCTGTGCGGAGAGGATGTCCATTCCGGGCGAAGTTTCGAGCACCGGCGGGGCTGGATCGTGGAGCGTCTGGAGCAGTTGGCCGGGGTCTTCGCGGTGGACGTCGCGGCCTATGCGGTGATGTCGAACCATGCTCACCTGGTGGTCCGCATTGACGCCGAGCGAGTGCAGGGCTGGGATGCCGAGGAAGTCCTGCGGCGCTGGACGCAGGTGTTTTCCGGGCCGTTGGTGGTGCAGCACTACCTGGCCAATCCCGAGTCGTTGGGCGCGGCGGAAACGGCGGTGGTCCTCGACTGGGTGGAGACCTACCGCAGCCGGTTGGCGGATCTGTCCTGGTACATGCGCGTGCTGAACGAGTCCATCGCCCGGATGGCCAATGCCGAGGATGGCGTCACGGGCCGGTTCTGGGAAGGTCGCTTCAAGAGCCAGGCGCTGCTCGACGACGCGGCGGTGCTGACTGCGATGGCGTATGTCGACCTGAACCCGATCCGGGCGAAACTGGCCGAGACGCCGGAAACCTCTGAGTACACGGCGATCGCCGAACGCCTGGCGGAGCTGCAGGGCGGGGCGGCTCGGTCCCCCACGGGTGAAAACGCCATCCGCTGCAATGCGAGCCGCGTCGTCGCTGCGGACGGGCCAACAAACCCACTTTCCGGTGCCCATGAAGAAGACACCGAACCCCCGGGCCTGCAGCAAGAGCACCGTCTGGCTGCATTAGCGTGCGCCCCGCTGATGCCCTTCGATGCGACCGGACGTTTGCCCACCGCGGTGCCGTTCGCGTTCGAGGACTACCTCGAGCTGGTGGACGGCACCGGTCGGGTCATCCGCGAGGACAAGCGCGGGTTCATTCCTGGCGCGACGCCGGCGATTCTGGAACGCCTGAACATCGACCCGGAGCAGTTCATTCGCACCGCTGGCCGCACGTTGCACCGCTTCGGCAGCGCGATTGGTGCGCCCGAGCGCCTGACCGAACGCTGTGTTTCCCGCAATGTCGCCTACCTGCGGGGGATCCGGGCGGCGCGGGCGCTGTTTGATCGGTGCGAGGTCGCCGCGTAG
- a CDS encoding type II toxin-antitoxin system HicB family antitoxin, which produces MKLKVVVHEAEEGGYWAEVPSIPGCATQGETFDELLSNIYEAVEGCLSIDIQDIPISEKDKVMEIAV; this is translated from the coding sequence ATGAAGCTAAAAGTTGTAGTGCACGAGGCAGAAGAAGGCGGTTACTGGGCAGAAGTCCCTTCTATTCCTGGTTGTGCAACTCAGGGAGAGACCTTCGACGAACTGCTGAGCAATATTTACGAAGCAGTGGAGGGGTGTTTGTCCATAGATATTCAGGATATCCCGATTTCAGAAAAAGACAAGGTAATGGAGATTGCCGTTTGA
- a CDS encoding addiction module protein translates to MNLKEIEQEALHLSAEERAELAQKLLLSLDVPGAEEIEADWLVEAHRRAIEIDEGTVEPIPADEVRKRAQALLR, encoded by the coding sequence ATGAATCTGAAGGAAATCGAGCAAGAGGCCCTTCACCTGTCTGCGGAAGAACGAGCGGAGTTGGCGCAGAAACTGCTGCTGAGTCTTGACGTGCCAGGGGCGGAGGAAATTGAAGCAGACTGGTTGGTGGAGGCACATCGCCGCGCCATAGAGATTGATGAGGGCACTGTGGAGCCGATTCCAGCCGATGAAGTGCGAAAGAGGGCGCAAGCCCTGCTGAGATGA
- a CDS encoding type II toxin-antitoxin system VapB family antitoxin, producing the protein MALNIRNPEADRLAAELAQATGETKTEAVIQAMRDRLNRVRRERGGTRLADELDEIARACAALPVRDRRSAEEILGYDEHGLPR; encoded by the coding sequence ATGGCGCTGAATATCCGAAATCCAGAAGCGGATCGGCTGGCAGCAGAGCTGGCCCAGGCCACGGGTGAAACCAAGACCGAGGCGGTGATTCAAGCGATGCGGGATCGCCTGAACCGTGTGCGCCGTGAGCGCGGGGGAACGCGGCTCGCGGATGAGCTGGACGAGATCGCGCGTGCCTGCGCGGCATTGCCGGTTCGCGATCGCCGCAGTGCGGAGGAGATCCTCGGTTACGACGAGCACGGTCTCCCGCGCTGA
- a CDS encoding type II toxin-antitoxin system VapC family toxin, with protein MVIDTSALVAILQDEPERHAFNEAIEAAESRLLSVANWVETSIVIEVRYGTAGLHLFDRFLDRAAIECVPVDLRQAKEARRAFSQYGKGRHPAGLNYGDCFAYALARTNGQPLLFKGDDFARTDIAPSIGSAAR; from the coding sequence ATGGTCATCGATACCTCGGCGCTGGTTGCCATTCTCCAGGACGAGCCGGAACGGCACGCTTTCAACGAAGCCATCGAGGCTGCGGAGTCGCGCTTGCTTTCGGTGGCCAACTGGGTCGAGACGTCCATCGTGATCGAGGTGCGCTACGGCACGGCGGGGCTGCATCTGTTCGACCGATTCCTGGATCGCGCAGCGATCGAGTGCGTGCCCGTGGATCTTCGGCAGGCCAAGGAGGCGCGTCGTGCCTTCAGCCAGTACGGCAAGGGGCGACACCCCGCCGGCCTGAATTACGGTGACTGTTTCGCCTATGCGCTGGCGCGCACGAATGGCCAGCCGCTGCTGTTCAAGGGTGACGATTTCGCCCGCACGGACATCGCCCCAAGCATTGGCTCAGCCGCCCGGTAG
- a CDS encoding type II toxin-antitoxin system HicA family toxin: protein MKPVSGKSFCKVLETKGWKLRRINGSHHIYGKAGESARVSVPVHGNALLKIGLQRHLMKVAEIEENEL, encoded by the coding sequence TTGAAACCTGTCAGCGGCAAGAGTTTCTGTAAAGTCCTCGAAACGAAAGGCTGGAAATTGAGGCGCATCAATGGAAGTCATCATATCTACGGAAAAGCGGGTGAGAGCGCGCGCGTTTCAGTCCCAGTGCATGGCAATGCACTGTTGAAAATCGGTCTGCAAAGGCACTTGATGAAGGTTGCTGAAATTGAAGAAAACGAATTATAA
- a CDS encoding ATP-binding protein — protein sequence MTLENNAMSDPFGLQREALIRKSGVREIFTPHKPIHSLTLFFGRTLEVRALIEHLNTPGQHALLYGDRGVGKSSLANIATELLLEQLSSGKCFKKRCDSTDNFKSILEEPLAEVGVNIRLIESERRKAEGGKAQVGIPGFGGDLHTTTGQRSKERGLSSELESPSWVASKLSRFDGLLLVDELDALRDTLDRHKIAELIKQLSDIGSPFKVFLVGIAETGADLTDGHPSVERCLRETRLGRMSDSELRQIIDEGERALGLRFTPEAKQRIVSVSSGYPHFTHLLALKAAEDAIAERRTEIGITSVEAATRRAVDDSEGRLKRQYDEACRSYGTDEYHHIVCAAAVLGSEEFTAAQLRDEYESLWGRKIDQNSLNNYFNRLVSEGDQTILRRLAKGVYRFNDPRMPSFVRISNMAVMNVER from the coding sequence TTGACACTGGAAAACAATGCCATGAGTGATCCATTCGGCTTACAGCGCGAAGCGCTTATTCGAAAATCGGGTGTCCGGGAGATCTTTACCCCTCACAAGCCGATCCATTCCCTGACCCTGTTTTTCGGGCGCACCCTTGAAGTCCGTGCGCTTATTGAACATCTAAACACACCCGGCCAACATGCGCTTTTATATGGGGACCGTGGGGTTGGGAAGAGTTCTTTGGCGAATATCGCTACCGAGCTTCTCTTAGAGCAACTATCGTCTGGCAAATGTTTCAAGAAGCGCTGCGACAGCACCGATAACTTCAAAAGCATCCTCGAAGAGCCTCTTGCTGAGGTCGGTGTCAATATCCGTCTCATTGAATCCGAACGGCGAAAAGCTGAAGGAGGAAAGGCTCAAGTTGGCATTCCTGGGTTCGGTGGTGATTTGCATACGACTACAGGACAAAGGTCGAAAGAGCGCGGGCTGTCCTCGGAACTTGAGTCACCTAGCTGGGTCGCTTCGAAGCTCTCTAGGTTCGACGGTCTGCTGCTGGTGGATGAGCTAGATGCGCTTCGCGATACCTTGGACCGTCACAAGATTGCGGAACTGATCAAACAACTGAGTGATATAGGCTCTCCGTTTAAAGTGTTCCTAGTTGGCATAGCAGAAACAGGGGCTGATCTGACGGATGGTCACCCCTCCGTTGAACGATGCCTTCGAGAAACCAGACTTGGTCGAATGTCCGATTCCGAGTTGAGACAAATTATCGACGAGGGGGAAAGGGCGCTTGGATTGAGGTTTACGCCCGAAGCAAAACAGCGAATTGTCAGCGTATCTTCTGGTTACCCGCACTTTACGCACCTGCTTGCACTAAAAGCAGCGGAAGACGCTATCGCTGAGAGGCGTACTGAAATTGGTATTACCAGTGTCGAAGCAGCAACCCGTCGTGCCGTGGATGATTCGGAGGGGCGTCTGAAGAGACAATATGATGAGGCTTGCCGATCTTACGGGACCGACGAATATCATCACATTGTTTGCGCCGCGGCGGTTCTTGGGTCCGAGGAGTTCACCGCCGCGCAACTTCGGGATGAGTATGAAAGCCTCTGGGGTAGGAAGATCGATCAGAACAGTCTTAACAATTATTTCAATCGGTTAGTTTCGGAAGGGGATCAAACGATACTCAGAAGGCTTGCGAAGGGAGTGTATCGATTTAACGACCCCCGTATGCCGAGTTTTGTCCGGATTTCAAATATGGCGGTCATGAATGTTGAACGATAG